GGCAGTTCCATTCTCAACCACCCGCCCGGCATACATCACGTAGACACGATGCGCATATCGGGCAACAACACCCAAATTGTGGGTGATCAGAATGAGAGCGCTATCCAGATCTTTAACAATACCTTTTAACAACTCAAGCAGTTGTGCTTGAATGGTGACATCTACGGCCGTAGTCGGCTCGTCCGCAATGATGAGTTTCGGTTGGCAGGAGATAGCCATAGCGATCATCACCCGCTGGCGCATACCACCGGAAAAATGGTGCGGGTAGCTCTTTGCGCGTTTTTCAGCTTGAGGGATACCAACCTTCTGTAGCAGGTTAGCTGCCTCGGCCAGAGCAGCTTTCTTTTTTAGCTCTTTGTGAAGCATTAACGATTCGGTTAGTTGCCGCCCGATCGTCAGAACCGGATTAAGCGAGGTCATCGGTTCCTGAAAGATCATCGATATCTTGCAACCGCGAATCTTTCTCATCTCTTCCTTTGACAGGCGCAGAATGTCTACGCCGTCGAAGAAAATGTCGCCGCTGGCAATTTTCCCTGCCGGTTCGGGGATCAGGCGCATAACCGAAAGCGAACTAACCGTCTTGCCGCAACCGCTCTCACCGACCAGGGCTACGAGTTCGCCCCTATCGACGGTGAAGGAAACGTCATTGACCGCGTGGACGATACCATCCTGCGTATGAAATTCAGTGACTAAATGTTTTACTTCCAGAAGCGCCATATTATCTTTTCATCCTCGGGTCCAGTGCATCGCGCAAGCCATCACCCAAAAATGTGAATGCCAGCATTAACAAAGCAATAGCCGCGGCGGGAATGATGACAAGATGAGGGTACGCATTTAACACTGCGAAGCCATCGCGAATCATTGCGCCCCAGCTTGGAGTCGGCGGTTTGATACCGATACCGATATAGCTTAATGCGGCTTCGGCGAAGATCGCGCGGGGTACGCCGAATGTTATGGCCACGATCACTGGACCCAGCGCATTTGGTATCACATGCCTCATCGTTATATAGCGGCTGTCACCGCCCAGCGAGCGAGCAGCAGTAACGAAATCACGTTGTTTCAATGACAGCACCTGACCGCGTACCAGACGCGCGATGCCTACCCAGGATACTAGTCCGATAGCCAGGAAGATCACGAATATTCCGCCGCCGAATTTGGCAAAACTGGTCTCTCTCATTACGGCACTAAGCAGGATAATTAACAGGATGTCGGGGAAAGCATACATGATATCCACGAAGCGCATTAGGACATTATCTATCTTGCCACCGATAAACCCGGCGAAAGCCCCTATGGGTAATCCAATAAGAAGGACGATAAATTGCGTAAAGAATCCGACCATTAACGAGGTTCGCGCGCCGTACAGCATCCGTGCAAAGACATCGCGCCCCAATTCATCGGTGCCAAACCAGTGAACGGTACTTGGTGGCTGCATAACTGCAGAGTAATCCTGGAAGGCATAATCATAAGGGGTGATCCAGGGTGCAAAAATAGCCGCCAATGCGATAACGAGAACGATAAGACCGCCAACGACTGCTAATTTATTGCGACGCAGCCGGATCCATGCGTCGGCCCACAGCGTGCGGTGAACTCGCGTGGTCACCAATTCAGGCGAGGACGGCATAGAATTTCGTTCTGCCGCTTGATCAATCATAGCGGATCCTTGGATCTATCACAGCATAAAGTACGTCAACGACTAAATTCACCAAGGCTACGGCAAAAGCGTAAAAAAGAATCGCTCCCATAATCAAGCCATAATCTCGCTGAAAGACACCTGCCACAAAAAGCCGGCCTATGCCCGGTACGGAAAACAAAGTTTCGATAATAAATGAACCTGAAACGAGGGCAGCCAATTCAGGCCCGGCAACGGTGACCACCGGGATCATCGCATTCCTTCCGATGTGCCTGAGTAAAACTTGCCGCTCAGGTAAACCCTTTGCCCTTGCGGTACGTACATAGTCTTGTCTAATGACGTCGAGCATTGAAGCGCGGGTAATACGTGCCGTATAAGCGGCTGGCAATGCTGCTAATGCCACCGCTGGCATGATGATAGGTTGTATCCCTCCCCATCCGCTGGTTGGCAACCAATGTAACTGGATAGAAAATATATACATTAGGAAAATGCCGAGAACAAATCCTGGAACGCTGGCAAAAATCGTGGCGTACCCGACTGAAAAATAGTCTATAAATGAATTTTGTTTAAGCGCAGCTGCAATACCCAGACCCACCCCTAAAATAATCGCCAAGGCAAAAGCCGTAAGTCCCAATATCGCACTGACGGGAAGACCTCCCATAATGATATCTGTCACGTTACGATCTTGGTAAATATAAGAGATCCCCAGGTCGCCGTGTAAGGCGTTCCAGATATAAGTCCCGAACTGGACGATGAGAGGTTTGTCCAGTCCGTACTTCTCATTCAGATTTTCAATAACTTGGGGAGCTAGCGCTTTTGCCCTGTCCCATGGACCTCCCGGAACCAGGTGCATTAGAACAAAAGTGATCGTAGCTACCGCAAAAAGGACAAGCAGCATCCATAAAAGGCGGCGAGCGATGTACTTAGCCATTACACAAATCCGGATACGAAGCAGGGGATTGGGACCGTCCCAATCCCCTGCTTGAATAACTGATCATCAACCGGGGGCTCACTACGGAGTATAACCCGCCTGAGTAAGAAGCGTTTTGGCTTTGGCGGCATCGAATTTGTAAGCCGCGCCAATAGTGGCATCGTAACCCGGCATGCCCGGCGGAATCCAGCAAGTAGTCGGATGGCCTACGCCGCCACGAATAGTGTTGATGTAGGTATCGCGGTCGATTGCGGTGGCCAATGCCTGGCGCAGAAGCTTATTCGTAAGCGGGGCTTTGGTCATGTTGTACTGGAAAGCGTAGGTGGTCAGGTCGGCGCCACGTACGATCTGAGGGCCATAGGTTGGATCCGCAATAGTAGCTTTCTCAGTGCCGGCAGGAACACCTGTCATATCTATTTCGCCATTTTTGTAGGCAGCAAGCGATGCTTGAGAGTCGGTGATCTGTTTGAAGGTGATCTCGGTCAGGGTCGGCTTGGTGCCCCAATAGTTCGCATTTGCCTTAAGGGTGATGTGATCCAATGGCACCCATTCTGTCAGGGTGAATGGTCCGTTGCCGATGAGGTTGCCAGCCTGGAATGCAGCAGTTGATCCCTTGGAGTCGATGACGTCCTTGCGGACTGGATAAACCGGCCACAAGGCCATCACTTGCGGGAACGTCGGCTGGGCAGCTACAAGTTTGATTTGCAGTGAGGTGGCGCTAAGCGCGGTGACCCCGACGCCAGTTACTGGCCCGGTGCCAGCATTATAGGCTTCGCCTCCAACAATGTTGAAATACATCGAAGCGTATTCTGCGGCGGTATCCTTCGCTAACATGCGCTTGATGCTGTACTCAAAATCAGCTGCGGTGCATGGCTTGCCGTCGCTCCACGTGACGTTGCTCTTCAAAGTAAAAGTGTAGGTCTTGCCGTCTGCTGAGATGCCGCCGTTAGTTGTCGAGGGCAACACGGATGCAACTACCGGAACGAGGTTAAGGTTTTGGTCGAATCCCAGCAGGCCATCAAAAAGGTTGAATAAGATACTCAGGCTGCTCGCCCAGGATGCAATGTTGGTATCAAGCGTATTGACATCGCCGCCAAGGTTAAGGCGAAGTTTGCCGCTGGGCATGCTGACTCCGCGGAGCAAACGGTCGCCCATGACCTGCCCGTCCTGGCCGGTGGGTTTGAGAGTCGGTTTCAACGCAGGGGCAACGAGGTTAAAGCGTTCCCGGTTGAAAACGTAGATGCCGGGGCAATCATCAACAACTTGTTTGTGGACTGAGTCCCATAACGCCAGGCGTTTCGTGTTATCCAGTTCTTTCATCGCACTGGCGATATTTGCGTCTACAGTCGCGTTCGAATAACCGGATTTGTTGTTACCCTGGTTAGTCCCGTAGATCGTCTGAAGGAAGTTTTCCGGATCCGGATAGTCAGCGCCCCAACCGTAGAACGACCAAGTGTGGTTCTTGGCGTTGACCAGGTTCTGGAAGGCAGCCGATTCCATCGGTTCGAGGGTAAGATCAACATTCAGGTTCTGCTTCAGCTGTCCTTGAAGGAATGCGGCGATGTTAGGGTTGCTGCCGGTGTTTGCGAACTGGAATTTGAGTTGTGGTAACTTCTCTAGTGGCTTGGTGGTCGTGGGCGGAGCAGTAGTGGTAGTGGGGGTGGTGGTCCCGCCGCAGGCTTCTGCGCCGAAGACCAAGATGCCGCCGGTGATTACCGTGGCGCCTTTGACGAAGTCCCTTCGGGTAAAGTCCATACCATGTTCGGCCATTCCTAGGTTCCTCCTTCTAAATTTTGGACTGTGGACAGGGCAAAAAGCGCTGTCCATTTTGAATAACTTCTATTATATCTTCCAATGGTTAAATGTCAATACGCAATATTCAAAGTTCTATGATTCCCAAACTTCCGAAGGTGGCAAACAGTTTCCCATAAAGTGTTCTTTATGTCACCTACAAGAAAATTGCGGAGTGAGTGCCCGGTAATTACCCTGCGCTACCCACGCTTTCCAGCCAATGGACAGTGGTTATAAAGGTTATTTGATGTATGCAAAAAAAATATTTCTTCAAAAAGGCACCAAAAACGACACGAAACGCTTGACAACTCTTTCGTACCCATGTGCTATAATGGCAATCTCCTCGCCCCTATCAATGGCCAATTCCTTTTCATCCCCTCTCCCATTTTTGGGAGAGGGCTTAAGGGTCAGGGCGTTGCGGGAAAGGATTGAGGCGAGGGCGAGAAAATTCCTGCAAATGATGACTCGTGATTTCAGGTCATTCGTTTTTCAAAAGGCAAAACTTACCAATATTCGTTTCTTCACTATTGACCGATCGCGGAATTTTGGGATTCGTTTTCGAATAAAAACTTTTTCCCCGAAAAATCAAAAACGAATCGGGTTCGGGAATTTTGGTACAACGTGTCCTTGCGAGCCCGCGATAAAATCGGGGCGTAACAATCTTCCTCGGATAGTACACCGGTGCAATCGGGTGGGGGCGGCGTGGGGGTAGGGGCGAGCGGCTGCTCGCCCGCCCCGGTTCAATGTCATCCTGCGCAAGCGAAGCATCCAAGCGATGAGGGGTGTTGTATTGAATATTGGTAGTATTTGATATTGTTAGTATTTGGAAATGTTTCGTTTCATTCGTTTTCGCGCCCTTCCATTGGCAACAGAGAGGCTGATTCCGGAAACCGGAACCCGGACACGAGACCCGAGACACAGGACGACAACTGTCTCTCCGAGTCGTTTCAGTCGTTTTTGCATCGTCAGCGATGGGTGCAAGCAAAAGTCTTTAGTACCATTTACTATGGTTAAACATACCTAAGTACCATTGAAAACCCGTGCCCTATCTGATACGTTTATGTCAAGATTCAACACACAGGATTGACGTATGACTGTACCCATTGAGAAACTGCTGGAATTTATTGTCCTCCGCGATGCCACCGACTTACATATCACCGTGCCCAGCGTGCCGGTGCTCCGGGTCGACGGCGAATTGATCCCGC
This is a stretch of genomic DNA from Dehalogenimonas etheniformans. It encodes these proteins:
- a CDS encoding ABC transporter ATP-binding protein; amino-acid sequence: MALLEVKHLVTEFHTQDGIVHAVNDVSFTVDRGELVALVGESGCGKTVSSLSVMRLIPEPAGKIASGDIFFDGVDILRLSKEEMRKIRGCKISMIFQEPMTSLNPVLTIGRQLTESLMLHKELKKKAALAEAANLLQKVGIPQAEKRAKSYPHHFSGGMRQRVMIAMAISCQPKLIIADEPTTAVDVTIQAQLLELLKGIVKDLDSALILITHNLGVVARYAHRVYVMYAGRVVENGTAVEIFHNPLHPYTVGLLGSVPRLDEPRKMRLRSIEGQPPDLICPPSGCAFAARCSYFVKGECDVMKFKMVEMTPGHFTSCLVAINGEMPWQKTKS
- a CDS encoding ABC transporter substrate-binding protein: MAEHGMDFTRRDFVKGATVITGGILVFGAEACGGTTTPTTTTAPPTTTKPLEKLPQLKFQFANTGSNPNIAAFLQGQLKQNLNVDLTLEPMESAAFQNLVNAKNHTWSFYGWGADYPDPENFLQTIYGTNQGNNKSGYSNATVDANIASAMKELDNTKRLALWDSVHKQVVDDCPGIYVFNRERFNLVAPALKPTLKPTGQDGQVMGDRLLRGVSMPSGKLRLNLGGDVNTLDTNIASWASSLSILFNLFDGLLGFDQNLNLVPVVASVLPSTTNGGISADGKTYTFTLKSNVTWSDGKPCTAADFEYSIKRMLAKDTAAEYASMYFNIVGGEAYNAGTGPVTGVGVTALSATSLQIKLVAAQPTFPQVMALWPVYPVRKDVIDSKGSTAAFQAGNLIGNGPFTLTEWVPLDHITLKANANYWGTKPTLTEITFKQITDSQASLAAYKNGEIDMTGVPAGTEKATIADPTYGPQIVRGADLTTYAFQYNMTKAPLTNKLLRQALATAIDRDTYINTIRGGVGHPTTCWIPPGMPGYDATIGAAYKFDAAKAKTLLTQAGYTP
- a CDS encoding ABC transporter permease, which codes for MAKYIARRLLWMLLVLFAVATITFVLMHLVPGGPWDRAKALAPQVIENLNEKYGLDKPLIVQFGTYIWNALHGDLGISYIYQDRNVTDIIMGGLPVSAILGLTAFALAIILGVGLGIAAALKQNSFIDYFSVGYATIFASVPGFVLGIFLMYIFSIQLHWLPTSGWGGIQPIIMPAVALAALPAAYTARITRASMLDVIRQDYVRTARAKGLPERQVLLRHIGRNAMIPVVTVAGPELAALVSGSFIIETLFSVPGIGRLFVAGVFQRDYGLIMGAILFYAFAVALVNLVVDVLYAVIDPRIRYD
- a CDS encoding ABC transporter permease, whose translation is MIDQAAERNSMPSSPELVTTRVHRTLWADAWIRLRRNKLAVVGGLIVLVIALAAIFAPWITPYDYAFQDYSAVMQPPSTVHWFGTDELGRDVFARMLYGARTSLMVGFFTQFIVLLIGLPIGAFAGFIGGKIDNVLMRFVDIMYAFPDILLIILLSAVMRETSFAKFGGGIFVIFLAIGLVSWVGIARLVRGQVLSLKQRDFVTAARSLGGDSRYITMRHVIPNALGPVIVAITFGVPRAIFAEAALSYIGIGIKPPTPSWGAMIRDGFAVLNAYPHLVIIPAAAIALLMLAFTFLGDGLRDALDPRMKR